Genomic segment of Arthrobacter antioxidans:
GGGCACCTCCTGGGTGTCGAACCCCGGCCAGAGTCCCGAGAACATGCCACGCGACACCTCGCCGTGCAGCTTCGCCACACCATTGGCACGCTGGGCGAGGCGCAGGCCCATCACGGCCATGTTGAACTTCGAGCGGTCGCCGTCCTCGTAGTTCTCGGCGCCGAGGGCGAGGACGCGGTCCGTGGGCACGGCCGGCGCGAGGCCGGCGTGGAAGAAGTGCTCGATCTGCGCGCGGTCGAACCGGTCGATACCTGCCGGCACCGGGGTGTGGGTGGTGAAGACGGTGGAGGCCCGGCCGGCCGTGAGCGCCTCCTCCCAGCTCATGGGCGTCTCGTTGGACGGGTCCATGAGTTCGCGGATGCGCTCGATGCCGAGGAAGCCGGCGTGGCCCTCGTTGGTGTGGAACACCTCGGGGGCCGGCGTGCCGGTGAGCCGCTCGAAGATGCGCAGCGCCTTCACGCCACCCATACCGAGGAGCAGCTCCTGCTGCAGCCGCTGGTCGCCACCACCGCCGTACAGCCGGTCGGTCACGTTCCGCGCCGCCTCGTCGTTGCCCGGGACGTTGGAGTCGAGGAGCAGCAGGGGGACGCGGCCGACGTCGGCACGCCAGATGTGCGCGGAGAGCTGGCGGCCGTTGGGCAGCGGCAGCACCACCTTCGCGGCCGAGCCGTCCTGCTCGCGGAGCAGGGTCAGGGGCAGGCCGTCCGGGTCGAGGACGGGGTAGGTCTCCTGCTGCCAGGCGTCCTGCGAGAGGGACTGCTTGAAGTAGCCGGACTGGTAGAGCAGGCCGACGCCGATGAGGGGGATGCCGAGGTCGGACGCGGACTTCAGGTGGTCGCCCGCCAGGATGCCGAGGCCGCCGGAGTACTGGGGGAGGACCGCGGCGATGCCGTACTCGGGGGAGAAGTAGGCGATGCTGCGGGGAGCGTCCTCGCCGAGCCCCTGGTACCAGCGCGGTTGCGTCAGGTAGTCGTCGAGGTCGGCGCCCACCTCCTGGATGCGCTGCACCAGCGTCTCGTCATCGGCGAGCTGCTCGAGCTTCTCGCGGGTCACGGAGCCGAGGAAGGACACCGGATCATGGCCGCTCTCCTCCCAGGCCGCGCGGTCGATCTCCTCGAACAGGCGCGAGGTCGGCAGATGCCACGACCAGCGCAGATTGCCCGCGAGTTTGCCGAGCGGTGCGATCTTCTCGGGGAGGACGGTTCTGACGGTAAATCTGCGGATTGCCTTCACCCCGGTTACGCTAGCGCACTTGCCGAGCGGTATGGCGGAAGCGTCGCGTGGACACCTGCTCGATGTGTTATCGGCGCGGATGTTACGCGAAGGTCCCTTAGCAATTCAGGCCATTACTCGCTAACGTCGTACGGGTGACCACCACTACCGACCAGAACCGAAATGCCCCTTATCCCGAAGGACTGCGGTTCGGCCGCATTCCCATCACCGCGGTCAGTCCCGTCGTCGAGGACGGACGCTTCCCTGCCAAGGCGCTTCCCGGCTCGGGTATCGCCGTGGGCGCCACCGTCTTCAGGGAAGGACACGACCAGCTGGGTGTATCGGCGGTCCTGTACGACCCCCGGGGCAAGGAGGTGCAGCGCATCCGCATGACACCGGTCGGCTCGGGGCTGGACCGCTGGGCCGGCACCCTGACCCCGCGCACCAAGGGCCTGCACACCTTCACCATCGAAGGCTGGTCCGACCTCTTCGGCACGTGGGAGCACGACGCGACCATCAAGATCGCGGCCGGCGTCGACGTCGAGCTGATGCTGGCGGAAGGCGCCGCTCTCTTCACCCGCGCGGCAGCGGAGCGCAACGCACGCGACGCTTCTCTCTTCCGCCGCACCGCCGCCACCCTCGCCGATGCTTCCCTGACCGTCGACGAGCGTCTCGCCGCCGGCCTGACGCCACAGATCCACGAGGCGATCGCCCGCCAGCCCCTCCGCTCGCTGGTCACCGCGTCCCGGGCGTACCCCATCGACGTCGAGCGGGAACTCGCCGGGCGGGCTGCCTGGTACGAGTTCTTCCCCCGCTCGGAAGGCGCCACCTACGACCCCGAGACGGCGCAGTGGACCTCCGGCACGTTCCGGGAGGCCGCCAAGCGCCTCGACGCCGTGGCCGCCATGAACTTCGACGTCGTCTACCTCCCGCCGATCCACCCGATCGGACACACGCACCGCAAGGGCCCGAACAACACCCTCACCGCCGCCCCCGGCGACCCGGGCTCGCCGTGGGCGATCGGATCCGCGGACGGCGGCCACGACGCCATCCACCCCGACCTCGGCACCTTCGAGGACTTCGACGCGTTCGTCGCACGGGCCGGGGAACTCGGTCTCGAGGTGGCCCTGGACCTCGCGCTGCAGGCCGCACCCGACCACCCCTGGGTCCAGTCGCACCCCGAGTGGTTCACCACCCGCGTCGACGGCACCATCGCCTACGCGGAGAACCCGCCGAAGAAGTACCAGGACATCTACCCCATCAACTTCGACAACGACCCCCAGGGCCTGGCGAAGGAGATCCTGCGGATCGTCCTCATGTGGGTCCAGCACGGCGTGAAGATCTTCCGGGTGGACAACCCGCACACCAAGCCCGTGCAGTTCTGGGAGTGGCTCATCGCCAAGGTGAACAAGAAGCACCCCGACGTCATCTTCCTCGCCGAGGCCTTCACGCGCCCGCCCGTGATGCACGCCCTGGGCCGCGCCGGGTTCCAGCAGTCCTACTCCTACTTCACGTGGCGCAACACCAAGACGGAGCTCGAGGAGTACTTCACGGAGATCAGCCAGGTCTCCCCGGCGTACTTCCGGCCCAACTTCTTCGTCAACACCCCGGACATCCTGACCGAGTACCTCCAGTACGGCGGCCCGGCCGCCTTCAAGATCAGGGCCGTGCTCGCCTCCATGGCGAGCCCGCTGTGGGGCGTCTACTCCGGCTACGAGCTCTTCGAGCACGTGGCCCGGCCCGGGGCCGAGGAGTACATCGACAACGAGAAGTTCCAGTACCGCCCGCGGGACTACGCCGCCGCCGAGGCCGAGGGCCGCTCGCTGGCCCCGTTCATCACGAGGCTCAATGCCATCCGGCGTGCCCACCCGGCGCTCGGTGACCTCGAGAACCTCTCGATCCACAGCAGCACCGATCCGGCCACGCTGGTCTTCGTCAAGCACAAGCAGACGGCGGAGGGCAAGGACACGATCATCGTCGTCGTCAACGTCGATCCGCACAGCATCCGGGAGAGTACCGTGTCGCTCGACCTGGCGAAGCTGGGGCTCGATGCGGCAGATGTCGACGAGAGCGGTACGTTCCTCGTGGACGACCTCATCACGGGACAGACCTTCGCATGGGGCGAACACAACTACGTCCGGCTGGACGCCCACGTGGAACCGGCTCACATTCTCTCAATCAGGAGGCAGCACTAGTGCCCAACCCCTTCCAGCTCAACGCACCTGGACTGGCCCACGACCCCCTCTGGTACCGCAAGGCGGTCTTCTACGAGGCTCTGGTGCGCGGTTTCGCCGATGCGAACGGGGACGGCTCCGGTGACCTGTCCGGTCTGATCGAGAAACTGGACTACCTCCAGTGGCTCGGTGTCGACTGCCTCTGGCTGCCGCCCTTCTTCAAGTCCCCGCTGCGGGACGGCGGGTACGACATCTCGGACTACTACGACGTCCTCGACGAGTTCGGCTCCCTCAGCGACTTCAAGCGGCTCGTCGCCGAGGCGCACGCCCGCGGCGTCCGGGTCATCATCGACCTGCCCGTGAACCACACCTCGGACCAGCACCACTGGTTCCAGGAGTCGCGGCGCGACCCCGAGGGGCCGTACGGCGACTTCTACGTCTGGAGCGACACCGACGAGAAGTACGAGGACGCGCGCATCATCTTCGTCGACACCGAGGAGTCCAACTGGACGTTCGACCCGGTGCGTCGGCAGTTCTTCTGGCACCGCTTCTTCAGCCACCAGCCGGATCTCAACTTCGAGAACCCCAAGGTGCAGGAAGCCATCTTCGACGTCGTGAGGTTCTGGCTGGACCAGGGCATCGACGGATTCCGCGCGGACGCCATCCCCTACCTGTTCGAGGAGGAGGGCACCAACTGCGAGAACCTGCCGAAGACGCACGAGTTCCTCAAGCGTCTGCGCGCGATGGTCGACGAGACCTACCCGGGCCGCGTCATCATCGCCGAGGCGAACCAGATGCCCGACGAGGTCGTCGAGTACTTCGGCGACGCCGACGGACCGGAGTGCCACATGGCGTTCCACTTCCCGATCATGCCGCGGCTCTTCTACGCGCTGCGGGACCAGAAGGCGGCGCCGATCATCGAGACGATGAAGGAGACGCCCGACATCCCGGCCGGGGCGCAGTGGGGCACCTTCCTCCGCAACCATGACGAGCTGACGCTCGAGATGGTCACCAGCGAGGAGCGCGAGGCCATGCTCGGCTGGTACGCACCGGATCCGCGCATGCGCGCGAACGTCGGTATCCGCCGTCGCCTGTCCCCGCTCCTGGACAATTCACGCGCCGAGGTGGAGCTCATCCACGCCCTCCTGCTGTCCCTGCCGGGCAGCCCGTTCCTCTACTACGGGGACGAGATCGGCATGGGCGACAACATCTGGCTGGAGGACCGCGACGCGTCGCGCACGCCGATGCAGTGGAACCCGGACCGCAACGCGGGCTTCTCCCCGGTGGATCCCGGCAAGCTGTACCTGCCGGTCGTGCAGTCGCTCGTCTACCACTACAACCACGTGAACGTCGAAGCCCAGATGGCCAGCTCGAGCTCCCTGCTCCACTGGGTGCGCCAGATGCTCGCGGTGCGCAAGACGCACCCCGCGTTCGGGCTCGGCTCCTACCGCCATGTGGCCGTCGAGTCCGAGCACGTGCTCGCCTTCCTCCGGGAGATCGACGAGGGCAACGCCGAGGGCGAGCAGGCGGAGTCGGTCCTGTGCGTCTTCAACCTCTCGCAGCACCCCGTCGCGGCGAGGATGCGCCTCCCCGAGTTCGCGGGCCGCGGCCTGCGTGACCTCTTCGGCGGTTCGGTCTTCCCTGCGTTCGGCGAGGACGGCGAGGTCACCCTGACGCTCGGCAGCCACGACTTCTTCTGGCTCCGGGTCCGTTCCGCCAGCTCCAACACGTCCTCCCCGAACACCCAGGCCCTCCCGGTCATCCCCATCCCGGAAGGGATCCGATGATGGCGGGGCATACACCGTTCATCCCCGAGATCCTCACCGCCTGGCTCCCCACCCAGCGATGGTTCCCCGCACGGGGACAGTCGGTGGAGCTGACGGTCGTCGGCGGGACGGTCCTCGAGGACCCCACGGGGGCGGCGAACTTCGAGGTACAGTTCCTCGCGATCGCCTCGGGACGGCGCACCGACGTCGTCAGCGTGCCGATCAGCTACCGCAGCGAACCGCTCGACGACGCATCCGGCCTGATCGGCGAGGTGGAACACCCCGAACTGGGGCGGCGATGGGCCTACGACGCGACGCACGACGCCGCTTTCGTGCGCCTCTGGGTGGACTTCATGCTCAATGCGGGCAGCACGGCGGACGGGCGCCTGAACGGCGTCGCCATCAAGGCGCCGGCCCACCAGGAGCCCGGCACCGTCCAGCCCGTCAAGGTCCTGCAGGGCGAGCAGTCGAACACCTCGGTGATCTACGGTTCCGGGCCCGGCTCCATGATCGTGAAGTTCTTCCGGGTGCTCGCCGCGGGTGACAGCCCCGATGTGGAGCTCAGCGCCCAGCTCACCGCAGGCGGTTCCACCGACACACCGGACACCTTCAGCTGGGTGACCGGCACGTGGCAGCACGCCGACGCCGCACCGGGCCACCAGGTCACGGGGCACGTGAGCGTGCTGCGTGACTTCGTCGAGGGCAGTACCGACGCCTGGCGCACGGCGTCCCTCGCCGCGTCCACTGCCGCCGACTTCACCACGGAGGCCCGCGGACTCGGGCAGGCCGTCGCGAGGATCCACCGGCAGCTCGACGTCGCCCTCGGGCACCGCACGGCGACCGACGCCGAGAAGAAGGGCTTCAAGGAAGCCCTCGCCGCGCGCATCCGCTGGGCCTGGGAGGAAGCCGGCGACGCCGTCGGACCGCTCGGCGCGGAGGTGGAGCGCGTCATCCGCGCCGTGGAGACGCTCGCGGACATCCCGCCCCTGCAGCGGATCCACGCCGACCTGCACCTCGGTCAGGTCCTGCAGGCGCCGGACGGCACCTGGCTCGTCATCGACTTCGAGGGCGAGCCGCTTCGGCCCACCGCCGAGCGGAGCGTCCCTGACGTGCCGCTGCGCGACGTCGTCGGTATGGTCCGCTCGCTCGAATACGCGGCGGCGTCCCGTGGCGCCGCACCAGTGGGTTCGCCCGCGGCGGCCGAGACCGAGCGGTGGTCCGACGCCGCCCGCGAAGCATTCCTCGCCGGCTACGCGCAGGAAGCCGGTACGCCCGTCGACACCGACGGCCCGCTCTTCCGCGCACTCTGGCTCGACAAAGCCCTGTACGAAGTCGTCTACGAGATCCGCAACAGACCGGACTGGGTCGAGATGCCCGTCCGGGATGTCCGACGCGCGCTGGGTGCACAGCCCGGTGCGGACGCCACGAAAGCAGCTGACATGAATCCCCCCAAGAAGGCCGGTCCCGCCAAGGGCGCAGGCAAGGAAACCCTCGCGGGCAAGGCAGCGAAGGCCGTGACCGAGACCGCCAAGGCGGTAGCCGACAAGGCGAAGAGCGCGACGACGGAGATCGCCGACAAGGCGAAGGACGTGGCCACGGAGGCGAAGGGTTCATCTCCCGCCCCGGCTGCCGACCCCACGCCCGTGGCGGTCGAGCAGTCCGTCCTGCAGCAGGTCTCGGAGGGCTCCTACCACCAGCCCCACGCCGTCCTCGGCGCGCACCTGGACAGCGACGACATCGTCACCATCCGCACGCTGCGACGCCTCGCCCGGTCCGTCGCCGTCGTCACCGGAACCGGCCGCACGGAGCTGGCCCACGAGCACAACGGCATCTGGGTCGGCGCACTGCCGGCCGAGAACCCAGGCCACGTCCCCGACTACCGGCTCGAGGTGGTCTACGACGGCGACCCCGTCACGGTCGACGACCCGTACCGGTTCCTGCCGACCCTCGGCGAGATCGACATGCACCTCATCGGTGAAGGTCGGCACGAGACCCTGTGGACCGCGCTGGGCGCGCACGTCCGCCGGTACTCGTCCGTCCTCGGCGACATCCAGGGTGTGTCCTTCGCGGTCTGGGCCCCGAACGCCCGCGCGGTCCGCGTCATGGGCGAGTTCAACGGCTGGGACGGCAGCGTCAACGCGATGCGCGTGCTGGGCAGCACGGGCATCTGGGAGATCTTCATCCCCGGGGCCGGCGCCGGCACGTGCTACAAGTTCGAGATCCTCGGCAACGACGGACAGTGGCGCCAGAAGGCCGACCCGATGGCGCGGGGCACCGAGATCCCGCCGCTCACCGGTTCCAAGGTCGTCGAGTCGACCTACGTCTTCGGCGACGACGAGTGGATGCAGGCACGTGCGGCCACCGATCCGCACAACGGGCCCATGAGTGTGTACGAAGTGCACCTGGGCTCCTGGCGCCAGGGGCTCGGCTACCGGGAACTGGCGGAGCAGCTCGTGGAGTACGTCTCCTGGCAGGGCTTCACCCACGTGGAACTCATGCCCGTCGCCGAGCACCCGTTCGGCGGGTCGTGGGGCTACCAGGTCACCTCCTACTTCGCGCCGACGTCCCGTTTCGGCTCGCCGGACGACTTCAAGTACCTCGTCGACAAGCTCCACCAGGCCGGGATCGGCGTCATCATGGACTGGGTCCCCGCGCACTTCCCCAAGGACGAGTGGGCGCTGGCCAACTTCGACGGCGGAACCCTGTACGAGCACGGCGACCCGTTCCTCGGCGAACACCGGGACTGGGGCACGCTCATCTTCGACTTCGGTCGCCGTGAGGTGCGCAACTTCCTCGTCGCGAATGCCCTGTACTGGCTCGAGGAGTTCCACATCGACGGTCTCCGGGTCGATGCCGTCGCGTCGATGCTGTACCTGAACTACTCGAGGGAGGAAGGCGAGTGGCGTCCGAACAAGTTCGGCGGCCAGGAGAACCTCGAAGCCATCTCCTTCCTGCAGGAGGTCAACGCAACCGCCTACAAGAGGGCCCCGGGCATCGTCATGGTGGCCGAGGAATCGACGGCGTTCGACGGCGTCACCCGGGCGACCAGCGCCGGTGGCCTCGGGTTCGGCATCAAGTGGAACATGGGCTGGATGCACGACACCCTCGAGTACATCGCCGAGGAACCGATCAACCGGATGTACCACCACGGCAAGGCAACGTTCTCCATGGTGTACGCCTACACGGAGAACTTCATGCTGCCCATCAGCCACGACGAGGTCGTGCACGGCAAGGGTTCCCTGCTGCGCAAGATGCCGGGCGACCGCTGGCAGCAGCTCGCGAACGTCCGCGCATACCTCGCGTTCCAGTGGGCGCACCCGGGCAAGCAGCTGATCTTCATGGGGACCGAGTTCGCCCAGGAATCCGAGTGGGCGGAGCAGCACAGCCTCGACTGGTGGCTGACGGATACCCCGTCCCACAAGGGAGTCCAGCAGCTCGTCCGGTCCCTGAACGCCGTGTACCGGGAGACCCCGGCGCTGTATGCGCGTGACAACGAGCCGGCCGGCTTCCAGTGGATCGACGAGAACGACGGCGAGCACAACACGCTGTCCTTCATCCGCTGGGACCACCAGGGCAACCCGCTCGTCTGCATCGCGAACTTCGCCGGCGGCCCGCACGAGGGATTCCGGGTGGGACTCCCCTGGGCGGGGGAGTGGACCGAAGTGCTCAACACCGACTCGGAGGAGTTCGGTGGGTCTGGCGTCGGGAACTCCGGGGTCGTCACGGCCCGCGAGGGTGCGCACAACGGCCAGCCCGCCTACGGGGATGTCCGTGTCCCACCGCTCGGCGTGCTGTACCTGAAGCCCACCACCTCCTGACACCCGAGCAACACGGCAGCGGCGGACCCCTGGGGTCCGCCGCTGTTTTGCATCCGGTCCCCGCCGGTGCTATCGTTTATATCCGCGCCGACGAAGTAATCTGGTCGGCCGACAACCTCAGAACCGGGATTCGCCTCCTGTCCACGCGGACAGGAACGGGTAGCGGGAACGACGGGAATCGGCGGATTTGCGGTTACGGGGTGGGTGCGGGTAAGCTTTGAAAGTTGCTCCGGAGCGAGGACATGATGGTTTGGTCGTGTTTGGTGCCGGTTGTTCCTGTTGTTTGAGAACTCAATAGTGTGCCAAGTTTGTTGATACCGATTGTTTTTTGATTGGTTGAATTGGCTGGTTGTCGCGCATTTTTGTGTGTGGTGGCTGGTTTTTTTGGCTGGTTTCGAATTTTGTGCAGTGGTGTCGCCCGTTTTCCCGGGTGTCATTGTTGTGTCTGTAATGCATTTACGGAGAGTTTGATCCTGGCTCAGGATGAACGCTGGCGGCGTGCTTAACACATGCAAGTCGAACGATGAACCTCACTTGTGGGGGGATTAGTGGCGAACGGGTGAGTAACACGTGAGTAACCTGCCCTTGACTCTGGGATAAGCCTGGGAAACCGGGTCTAATACTGGATACGACCTTCTGGCGCATGCCATGTTGGTGGAAAGCTTTTGTGGTTTTGGATGGACTCGCGGCCTATCAGCTTGTTGGTGGGGTAATGGCCTACCAAGGCGACGACGGGTAGCCGGCCTGAGAGGGTGACCGGCCACACTGGGACTGAGACACGGCCCAGACTCCTACGGGAGGCAGCAGTGGGGAATATTGCACAATGGGCGCAAGCCTGATGCAGCGACGCCGCGTGAGGGATGAAGGCCTTCGGGTTGTAAACCTCTTTCAGTAGGGAAGAAGCCGGCCTTTTGGGTTGGTGACGGTACCTGCAGAAGAAGCGCCGGCTAACTACGTGCCAGCAGCCGCGGTAATACGTAGGGCGCAAGCGTTATCCGGAATTATTGGGCGTAAAGAGCTCGTAGGCGGTTTGTCGCGTCTGCCGTGAAAGTCCGGGGCTTAACTCCGGATCTGCGGTGGGTACGGGCAGACTAGAGTGCAGTAGGGGAGACTGGAATTCCTGGTGTAGCGGTGAAATGCGCAGATATCAGGAGGAACACCGATGGCGAAGGCAGGTCTCTGGGCTGTAACTGACGCTGAGGAGCGAAAGCATGGGGAGCGAACAGGATTAGATACCCTGGTAGTCCATGCCGTAAACGTTGGGCACTAGGTGTGGGGGACATTCCACGTTTTCCGCGCCGTAGCTAACGCATTAAGTGCCCCGCCTGGGGAGTACGGCCGCAAGGCTAAAACTCAAAGGAATTGACGGGGGCCCGCACAAGCGGCGGAGCATGCGGATTAATTCGATGCAACGCGAAGAACCTTACCAAGGCTTGACATGAACCGGAATGATGCAGAGATGTGTCAGCCACTTGTGGCCGGTTTACAGGTGGTGCAT
This window contains:
- a CDS encoding alpha-1,4-glucan--maltose-1-phosphate maltosyltransferase, translating into MTTTTDQNRNAPYPEGLRFGRIPITAVSPVVEDGRFPAKALPGSGIAVGATVFREGHDQLGVSAVLYDPRGKEVQRIRMTPVGSGLDRWAGTLTPRTKGLHTFTIEGWSDLFGTWEHDATIKIAAGVDVELMLAEGAALFTRAAAERNARDASLFRRTAATLADASLTVDERLAAGLTPQIHEAIARQPLRSLVTASRAYPIDVERELAGRAAWYEFFPRSEGATYDPETAQWTSGTFREAAKRLDAVAAMNFDVVYLPPIHPIGHTHRKGPNNTLTAAPGDPGSPWAIGSADGGHDAIHPDLGTFEDFDAFVARAGELGLEVALDLALQAAPDHPWVQSHPEWFTTRVDGTIAYAENPPKKYQDIYPINFDNDPQGLAKEILRIVLMWVQHGVKIFRVDNPHTKPVQFWEWLIAKVNKKHPDVIFLAEAFTRPPVMHALGRAGFQQSYSYFTWRNTKTELEEYFTEISQVSPAYFRPNFFVNTPDILTEYLQYGGPAAFKIRAVLASMASPLWGVYSGYELFEHVARPGAEEYIDNEKFQYRPRDYAAAEAEGRSLAPFITRLNAIRRAHPALGDLENLSIHSSTDPATLVFVKHKQTAEGKDTIIVVVNVDPHSIRESTVSLDLAKLGLDAADVDESGTFLVDDLITGQTFAWGEHNYVRLDAHVEPAHILSIRRQH
- the glgB gene encoding 1,4-alpha-glucan branching protein GlgB; the protein is MMAGHTPFIPEILTAWLPTQRWFPARGQSVELTVVGGTVLEDPTGAANFEVQFLAIASGRRTDVVSVPISYRSEPLDDASGLIGEVEHPELGRRWAYDATHDAAFVRLWVDFMLNAGSTADGRLNGVAIKAPAHQEPGTVQPVKVLQGEQSNTSVIYGSGPGSMIVKFFRVLAAGDSPDVELSAQLTAGGSTDTPDTFSWVTGTWQHADAAPGHQVTGHVSVLRDFVEGSTDAWRTASLAASTAADFTTEARGLGQAVARIHRQLDVALGHRTATDAEKKGFKEALAARIRWAWEEAGDAVGPLGAEVERVIRAVETLADIPPLQRIHADLHLGQVLQAPDGTWLVIDFEGEPLRPTAERSVPDVPLRDVVGMVRSLEYAAASRGAAPVGSPAAAETERWSDAAREAFLAGYAQEAGTPVDTDGPLFRALWLDKALYEVVYEIRNRPDWVEMPVRDVRRALGAQPGADATKAADMNPPKKAGPAKGAGKETLAGKAAKAVTETAKAVADKAKSATTEIADKAKDVATEAKGSSPAPAADPTPVAVEQSVLQQVSEGSYHQPHAVLGAHLDSDDIVTIRTLRRLARSVAVVTGTGRTELAHEHNGIWVGALPAENPGHVPDYRLEVVYDGDPVTVDDPYRFLPTLGEIDMHLIGEGRHETLWTALGAHVRRYSSVLGDIQGVSFAVWAPNARAVRVMGEFNGWDGSVNAMRVLGSTGIWEIFIPGAGAGTCYKFEILGNDGQWRQKADPMARGTEIPPLTGSKVVESTYVFGDDEWMQARAATDPHNGPMSVYEVHLGSWRQGLGYRELAEQLVEYVSWQGFTHVELMPVAEHPFGGSWGYQVTSYFAPTSRFGSPDDFKYLVDKLHQAGIGVIMDWVPAHFPKDEWALANFDGGTLYEHGDPFLGEHRDWGTLIFDFGRREVRNFLVANALYWLEEFHIDGLRVDAVASMLYLNYSREEGEWRPNKFGGQENLEAISFLQEVNATAYKRAPGIVMVAEESTAFDGVTRATSAGGLGFGIKWNMGWMHDTLEYIAEEPINRMYHHGKATFSMVYAYTENFMLPISHDEVVHGKGSLLRKMPGDRWQQLANVRAYLAFQWAHPGKQLIFMGTEFAQESEWAEQHSLDWWLTDTPSHKGVQQLVRSLNAVYRETPALYARDNEPAGFQWIDENDGEHNTLSFIRWDHQGNPLVCIANFAGGPHEGFRVGLPWAGEWTEVLNTDSEEFGGSGVGNSGVVTAREGAHNGQPAYGDVRVPPLGVLYLKPTTS
- the treS gene encoding maltose alpha-D-glucosyltransferase; translated protein: MPNPFQLNAPGLAHDPLWYRKAVFYEALVRGFADANGDGSGDLSGLIEKLDYLQWLGVDCLWLPPFFKSPLRDGGYDISDYYDVLDEFGSLSDFKRLVAEAHARGVRVIIDLPVNHTSDQHHWFQESRRDPEGPYGDFYVWSDTDEKYEDARIIFVDTEESNWTFDPVRRQFFWHRFFSHQPDLNFENPKVQEAIFDVVRFWLDQGIDGFRADAIPYLFEEEGTNCENLPKTHEFLKRLRAMVDETYPGRVIIAEANQMPDEVVEYFGDADGPECHMAFHFPIMPRLFYALRDQKAAPIIETMKETPDIPAGAQWGTFLRNHDELTLEMVTSEEREAMLGWYAPDPRMRANVGIRRRLSPLLDNSRAEVELIHALLLSLPGSPFLYYGDEIGMGDNIWLEDRDASRTPMQWNPDRNAGFSPVDPGKLYLPVVQSLVYHYNHVNVEAQMASSSSLLHWVRQMLAVRKTHPAFGLGSYRHVAVESEHVLAFLREIDEGNAEGEQAESVLCVFNLSQHPVAARMRLPEFAGRGLRDLFGGSVFPAFGEDGEVTLTLGSHDFFWLRVRSASSNTSSPNTQALPVIPIPEGIR